One genomic region from Shewanella aestuarii encodes:
- the nqrF gene encoding NADH:ubiquinone reductase (Na(+)-transporting) subunit F translates to MEMAIGIGMFTIVVCLLVMVILVAKSKLVNTGDVTISINDDPDKAVRTPAGDKLLGALAGHNIFIPSACGGGGTCGQCRVKVKSGGGDILATELEHISKKEAKEGCRLACQVAVRTDMDLEVEEEIFGVKKWQCEVISNNNQATFIKELLLKIPDGEDVRFKAGGYIQIEAPAHEVRYADFDIPDEYRDDWDKYDLFKLVSKVDEDVLRAYSMANYPDEKGRIMLNVRIATPPAEGLPPGKMSSYIFNLKAGDKVTISGPFGEFFVKETDAEMVFVGGGAGMAPMRSHIFNQLKSVKTKRKMSFWYGARSVREIFYKEDFDTLAAENENFEWHVALSDPLPEDNWTGYTGFIHNVLFENYLKNHKSPEDCEFYMCGPPIMNSSVIGMLESLGVESENILLDDFGD, encoded by the coding sequence ATGGAAATGGCAATCGGAATTGGCATGTTTACTATCGTAGTATGCTTGCTAGTTATGGTGATTTTAGTCGCCAAAAGTAAATTGGTGAACACAGGTGATGTCACCATTAGTATTAATGACGATCCAGATAAAGCGGTTCGTACTCCAGCCGGTGATAAGTTATTGGGCGCTTTAGCGGGCCACAATATCTTTATTCCATCGGCCTGTGGTGGCGGTGGTACTTGTGGGCAATGCCGCGTGAAGGTGAAGTCGGGTGGTGGTGATATTTTAGCCACAGAACTTGAGCACATTAGCAAAAAAGAAGCGAAAGAAGGCTGTCGTTTAGCTTGTCAGGTTGCGGTAAGAACTGACATGGATTTAGAAGTTGAAGAAGAAATCTTTGGTGTTAAAAAGTGGCAGTGTGAAGTTATTTCTAACAATAACCAAGCCACCTTTATTAAAGAATTATTACTGAAAATTCCTGACGGTGAAGACGTTCGTTTTAAAGCAGGGGGCTATATTCAAATTGAGGCGCCTGCACATGAAGTGCGGTATGCGGATTTTGATATTCCTGATGAGTACCGTGATGACTGGGATAAATACGACTTATTCAAGTTAGTCTCAAAAGTGGATGAAGACGTATTACGTGCTTATTCTATGGCGAACTATCCTGATGAGAAAGGCCGTATTATGCTTAATGTGCGTATTGCTACGCCGCCAGCTGAAGGTTTGCCACCGGGTAAAATGTCATCGTATATCTTTAATTTAAAAGCTGGTGACAAGGTGACGATTTCAGGACCGTTTGGTGAGTTCTTTGTTAAAGAGACGGATGCTGAAATGGTATTTGTGGGTGGTGGAGCTGGTATGGCGCCAATGCGTTCGCACATTTTTAATCAGCTAAAAAGCGTGAAAACCAAACGTAAAATGAGCTTCTGGTACGGTGCGCGCTCAGTGCGTGAGATCTTCTATAAAGAGGATTTTGATACCTTAGCGGCTGAAAATGAAAACTTTGAATGGCATGTCGCATTATCTGATCCTTTGCCGGAAGATAACTGGACTGGCTACACAGGTTTTATTCATAACGTGTTATTTGAAAACTATCTGAAAAATCACAAGTCGCCTGAAGATTGTGAGTTTTATATGTGTGGCCCACCAATCATGAACTCTTCAGTGATTGGTATGCTAGAAAGCTTAGGGGTTGAGTCAGAGAATATCTTATTAGATGACTTTGGTGACTAG
- the nqrE gene encoding NADH:ubiquinone reductase (Na(+)-transporting) subunit E: MEHYFNLFIQAAFIDNMALSFFLGMCTFLAVSKKVSTAFGLGIAVIVVMMLAVPLNQLIYVNVLAPGALAWAGMADLNISYLQLITFIGVIAALVQILEMFLERYIPTLYQSLGIFLPLLTVNCAIFAGVIFMANRDYNLGESVVFAGGSAVGWAMAIVLLAGLRERMKFNAIPEGLQGIGITFITTGLMALGFMSFAGISL; encoded by the coding sequence ATGGAACATTATTTTAACCTATTTATCCAAGCTGCGTTTATCGACAACATGGCGCTGTCCTTTTTCTTGGGTATGTGTACGTTTTTAGCGGTTTCAAAAAAGGTGTCAACCGCCTTTGGTTTAGGTATCGCGGTCATCGTAGTAATGATGCTGGCTGTGCCTTTAAACCAGCTTATTTACGTTAATGTATTAGCGCCCGGCGCATTAGCTTGGGCGGGAATGGCTGATTTAAATATTAGTTATTTGCAACTGATCACCTTCATTGGGGTTATTGCGGCATTAGTGCAAATTTTGGAAATGTTTTTAGAGCGTTACATACCTACTTTGTATCAAAGCTTAGGGATTTTCTTACCGCTATTAACCGTTAACTGCGCGATTTTTGCTGGCGTGATCTTTATGGCAAACCGTGACTATAACCTAGGCGAATCAGTGGTGTTTGCTGGTGGCAGTGCGGTGGGTTGGGCAATGGCCATTGTGTTATTGGCTGGCTTGCGTGAGCGGATGAAGTTCAATGCTATACCTGAAGGATTGCAAGGTATTGGTATTACCTTCATTACCACGGGTTTAATGGCGTTAGGTTTTATGTCTTTCGCTGGCATTTCGCTGTAA
- a CDS encoding Na(+)-translocating NADH-quinone reductase subunit C translates to MAFKKDSVMGTMVFIISLSLVCSFMITGTAEILKERKLVKKRDEVQQFVLKAADIAIDTDFREVFAARVQPKIVNIESGEFVEQENILDFDERMAAINPDTSRKPKKDTAKIKTRADIVRIFEVFDESGKLTSVVMPIYGKGLWSMIYGYLAVEPDLNTIKNIVFYEHGETPGIADFVTDPEWNALWQGKKLFDEQGKIAIKVVKGGAKAGDIHGIDGVSGATRTGLGIQKAVEFWFGVEGYQTFLNRFAAEAK, encoded by the coding sequence ATGGCCTTTAAAAAAGATTCAGTGATGGGGACCATGGTTTTCATCATCAGCTTGAGTTTAGTGTGTTCGTTTATGATCACAGGTACCGCTGAGATTTTAAAAGAACGTAAGTTAGTGAAAAAGCGCGATGAAGTGCAGCAGTTTGTATTAAAAGCTGCCGATATTGCTATTGATACTGATTTTCGTGAGGTATTTGCTGCCCGCGTACAACCTAAAATTGTCAACATTGAAAGCGGTGAGTTTGTTGAGCAAGAGAATATTTTAGATTTTGATGAACGCATGGCGGCGATTAATCCCGATACTTCTCGTAAGCCTAAAAAAGACACAGCCAAAATCAAAACCCGTGCTGACATTGTCCGTATTTTTGAGGTGTTTGATGAAAGCGGCAAGCTAACCAGTGTGGTTATGCCTATTTATGGTAAAGGCTTATGGTCAATGATTTATGGCTATTTAGCGGTAGAACCAGACTTGAACACGATCAAAAATATCGTGTTTTATGAGCATGGTGAAACACCTGGTATTGCTGATTTTGTGACGGATCCTGAATGGAACGCTTTATGGCAAGGTAAAAAGCTGTTTGATGAGCAAGGTAAGATTGCCATCAAAGTGGTGAAAGGCGGTGCTAAAGCCGGTGACATACATGGTATTGATGGCGTCAGTGGTGCAACGCGTACTGGTTTAGGTATTCAAAAAGCGGTTGAGTTTTGGTTTGGTGTTGAAGGATATCAAACATTCTTAAATCGATTTGCAGCGGAGGCGAAGTAA
- a CDS encoding NADH:ubiquinone reductase (Na(+)-transporting) subunit D — MSQTTSTKQILTSPIFANNPVAMQVLGVCSALAVSNSMQTALVMTLAVTFVLVFSNLIISTIRNFIPNSVRIIAQMTVIASLVIIVDMVLQDVAYELSKQLSVFVSLIITNCIIMGRAEAFAMKYPPHLAFVDAVGNAMGYGVILLGVAFVRELLGRGSLFGHEIFTTIANDGWYLPNEMFTLPPSAFFLIGVMIWAINVVQRKRG, encoded by the coding sequence ATGAGCCAGACGACTTCAACAAAACAGATATTAACCTCGCCCATATTTGCTAATAACCCTGTGGCGATGCAGGTGCTAGGTGTGTGTTCTGCGCTTGCGGTAAGTAACTCAATGCAAACCGCATTAGTCATGACCTTAGCCGTAACCTTTGTTTTGGTTTTTTCCAATCTGATTATTTCCACTATTCGGAACTTTATTCCCAATAGTGTGCGGATTATTGCCCAAATGACGGTTATTGCTTCTTTGGTGATTATCGTTGATATGGTGCTGCAAGATGTGGCTTATGAACTATCAAAACAGTTGTCTGTATTTGTTAGTTTGATCATCACTAACTGTATCATTATGGGCCGTGCTGAAGCATTTGCGATGAAATATCCACCGCATTTAGCTTTTGTCGATGCGGTGGGCAATGCCATGGGTTATGGCGTTATTTTATTAGGTGTGGCATTTGTGCGTGAACTTCTTGGCCGTGGGTCATTATTTGGTCACGAAATTTTTACCACTATCGCCAATGATGGTTGGTATTTACCCAATGAAATGTTCACCTTACCGCCAAGTGCATTCTTCCTTATCGGAGTGATGATTTGGGCTATCAACGTTGTACAGCGTAAGAGAGGATAA